A genomic segment from Microcoleus sp. FACHB-672 encodes:
- a CDS encoding TIGR02588 family protein, with amino-acid sequence MSQSNPQKNSPSELQHEGRSPAELVTFSISLSILAALVGLVCYDWFTRRDEPPVLAVVRDGAIRNTQGQFYVPFEIKNTGGNTADSVQVIGELRINGEVQESGEQQIDFLSGGEAEKGAFIFTRNPKEGELVLRIGSYKSP; translated from the coding sequence ATGAGTCAGTCAAACCCACAGAAAAATTCTCCTTCAGAACTTCAACATGAAGGAAGATCGCCGGCAGAGTTGGTAACTTTTAGCATTTCCCTTTCTATATTGGCAGCACTTGTCGGACTTGTCTGCTATGACTGGTTTACCAGGCGAGATGAACCGCCGGTTTTAGCCGTTGTCCGTGATGGAGCAATTCGTAACACGCAAGGACAATTTTATGTCCCATTTGAAATTAAGAATACTGGTGGAAATACGGCTGATTCTGTGCAAGTCATTGGAGAATTGCGAATTAATGGAGAAGTCCAGGAGTCTGGGGAACAGCAAATTGATTTTTTATCAGGTGGGGAAGCTGAAAAAGGGGCGTTTATCTTCACTCGAAATCCGAAAGAAGGTGAGCTAGTTTTACGAATTGGCAGTTATAAGTCACCTTAA
- a CDS encoding DUF4347 domain-containing protein produces MLSSLQASKERIVNHSSKASIVFIDSAVEECDRLIGGLAAGTEVFTLNPRRCGVEQITEFLAQRTDTSATPFIDTIHIVSHGSPGCLYLGNTQLSPHNLEIYAQQLQQWDKHLNIGNSVWGNYSQFSILLYGCNVAAGEIGKAFVLRLSQLTDADIAASINPTGSAAKGGDWQLQFFTAKMTVALAFDETVLKSYSHVLGGTTRYWKGAGADKYWSNPLNWSGDAVPETEDDVIFNDAGTKDVVLNIIPQIKSLTISPEYTGTLSGWHELTVLENVLIQGGTVNISLEAGGNITIENGTVNSYLSANGDLTIKNGTVAWNGGSINGNTCLSGGVVSFASNYNSYYIFYGNFIRAGGTTKGTPIFGFYGSNPQTFNAGIEGMTLRDLYNCCPLTLQGKVTLNGFFSNCGTLNLTAGATIDASAVCSYQNTGTILEIGTIVRQDKAKTLTSKQDKPVSCLTPSAGDQRFLALEGAKESLNENVLQTVQVTYNSVPTFV; encoded by the coding sequence ATGCTGAGCAGCTTACAAGCTTCAAAAGAAAGAATTGTCAATCACAGCAGCAAAGCCAGTATCGTCTTCATTGACTCAGCGGTTGAGGAGTGCGATCGCCTGATTGGCGGGTTGGCAGCCGGCACAGAAGTCTTCACCCTCAACCCCAGACGTTGTGGAGTCGAGCAAATCACGGAATTTTTGGCCCAACGCACCGACACGTCTGCTACACCCTTTATCGATACGATTCATATCGTCTCCCACGGTTCTCCAGGCTGTCTGTATCTAGGCAATACACAACTAAGTCCACACAACCTCGAGATTTATGCTCAGCAGTTGCAGCAGTGGGACAAGCATTTAAACATTGGGAATTCTGTATGGGGAAACTATTCTCAATTCTCCATTCTCCTCTATGGCTGTAATGTGGCTGCTGGAGAAATTGGTAAAGCTTTTGTACTGAGGCTTTCGCAATTAACCGACGCAGATATTGCCGCTTCCATCAACCCGACTGGCAGCGCCGCCAAAGGTGGGGACTGGCAACTGCAATTCTTCACGGCTAAAATGACTGTTGCCTTAGCGTTTGATGAAACCGTCCTCAAGTCATACAGCCACGTTTTAGGTGGCACCACCCGCTACTGGAAGGGTGCCGGCGCGGATAAATACTGGAGTAACCCGCTAAACTGGTCGGGAGACGCCGTACCAGAAACAGAGGATGATGTCATCTTCAACGATGCCGGCACGAAAGATGTGGTTCTCAACATCATCCCACAAATCAAAAGTCTCACCATTTCCCCTGAATACACCGGCACTCTGTCAGGTTGGCATGAGTTGACGGTGTTGGAAAATGTTTTAATCCAGGGCGGAACGGTTAATATCAGCTTGGAAGCCGGTGGCAATATCACCATTGAAAATGGCACCGTCAACAGCTACCTTTCTGCTAATGGCGATCTCACGATTAAAAATGGGACGGTTGCCTGGAATGGGGGAAGTATTAACGGCAATACTTGTCTGAGTGGGGGCGTAGTTTCCTTTGCGAGTAATTACAATAGCTACTACATTTTCTACGGCAACTTTATTCGTGCCGGTGGTACGACAAAGGGAACCCCAATTTTCGGTTTCTACGGCAGCAACCCCCAGACATTTAATGCCGGCATCGAAGGCATGACGTTGCGAGATTTATACAACTGCTGTCCGCTGACGTTGCAGGGTAAGGTAACACTGAATGGCTTCTTTTCCAACTGTGGCACCCTTAACCTCACTGCTGGCGCTACGATAGACGCATCGGCGGTTTGTTCCTACCAAAACACCGGCACCATTCTCGAAATTGGCACCATTGTACGCCAAGATAAAGCAAAAACTCTCACATCCAAGCAAGATAAGCCGGTTTCCTGTCTTACTCCCAGTGCCGGCGATCAGCGGTTTCTCGCCTTGGAAGGTGCGAAGGAAAGCTTAAATGAAAATGTGCTACAAACCGTTCAGGTTACTTATAATAGCGTCCCCACCTTTGTCTAA
- a CDS encoding NB-ARC domain-containing protein, whose amino-acid sequence MAGNLRAPVLSASQKKLEIIDEARKKKGWKKTSIAWCQAAHTTEATLKRFWRSIPIRQDSFINICQAVGLNNWKEIADALPQIEAHTDWGEAPDVTAFYGRAGEITTLKKWVVEENCRLVGILGMGGIGKTAVSVKLAKEVQDNFDYIIWRCLHQAPPLNELLTDLLEFFSHQPATDLTDDSSELISRLIECLRRYRCLLVLDNLEAILSSGDFVGHYQAGYKVYGELLKRVGETPHQSCLVLTSREKLREVALLEGETLPVRSYQMAGLGDEARKIFKEKGLFQEDKWGTLINIYRGNPFMLKIVSAFIKEVFDGNVSEFLKIGTTQVTRDISDFIEVHFERLSKLEMQIVYQLSLEKEPVALSELQESLSGVSSIELTNALASLVGRSLIEKSSGRFTLQPVVMEYVTSLNLKYSE is encoded by the coding sequence ATGGCCGGCAATCTTAGAGCACCAGTTCTCAGTGCCTCTCAAAAAAAGTTAGAAATTATTGATGAGGCTCGAAAAAAGAAAGGCTGGAAAAAGACATCAATTGCTTGGTGTCAAGCCGCTCACACCACAGAAGCGACGTTGAAACGCTTTTGGCGAAGTATACCGATTCGCCAAGATTCGTTTATTAATATTTGTCAAGCGGTTGGACTGAACAATTGGAAAGAAATTGCTGACGCACTCCCACAAATTGAGGCGCATACGGATTGGGGGGAAGCACCTGATGTGACTGCTTTTTATGGACGTGCCGGCGAAATCACAACGCTTAAAAAATGGGTAGTTGAAGAGAATTGCCGGCTGGTAGGAATCCTGGGGATGGGTGGCATTGGAAAAACCGCAGTTTCCGTGAAATTAGCAAAAGAAGTTCAAGATAATTTTGACTATATAATTTGGCGCTGTCTCCACCAAGCGCCTCCCCTGAATGAACTTTTAACAGACTTACTGGAATTCTTTTCTCACCAGCCGGCAACTGATTTAACCGACGATAGCAGCGAATTGATTTCGCGTCTCATAGAATGCTTGCGTCGCTATCGCTGTTTGCTGGTACTCGATAATTTAGAAGCGATTCTCAGCAGTGGAGATTTCGTTGGGCACTATCAAGCCGGTTATAAAGTTTATGGCGAACTTTTGAAACGGGTGGGAGAAACGCCCCACCAAAGTTGCTTAGTGCTAACTAGCCGAGAAAAACTTAGAGAAGTTGCTTTATTAGAAGGAGAAACTTTACCTGTTCGTTCTTATCAAATGGCAGGTTTAGGAGATGAAGCACGAAAAATTTTCAAAGAAAAGGGTTTATTTCAAGAAGATAAATGGGGAACTCTGATTAATATTTATCGAGGAAATCCTTTTATGCTAAAAATCGTTTCTGCTTTTATTAAAGAAGTTTTTGACGGCAACGTTAGCGAATTTTTAAAAATAGGGACAACGCAAGTTACGCGTGACATTAGTGATTTCATTGAAGTGCATTTTGAGCGATTATCTAAGTTGGAAATGCAAATAGTCTACCAACTTTCTCTTGAAAAAGAGCCAGTGGCGCTGAGTGAGCTGCAAGAAAGTTTATCAGGAGTATCTTCAATTGAATTAACGAATGCGCTGGCATCATTAGTTGGACGCTCCCTGATTGAAAAAAGTTCGGGGCGTTTTACCTTGCAGCCGGTGGTAATGGAATATGTAACCAGCTTAAACCTGAAATATTCTGAATAA
- a CDS encoding serine/threonine-protein kinase, which produces MSYCINPKCICRQNPDNLAHCQSCGTPLLINNRYRLIKPLRELDEFCPTEVFEVEDGGKLKVMKVLKRPKWSQMFQREARVLQQLKHPGIPQVELDGYFILKIAEIPKELHCVVMEKIEGHNLEQWVEKYGRISQKIALDWLKQLTKILQIIHEKDLFHRDLKPSNIMVRCPLASLEGGSELVLIDFGTVREVTGTYMAKVGSHQQITGIVSPGYTPPEQAGGKAVPQSDFFALGRTFVHLLTEKHPVELPENPETGELIWRDCAPHISSHLADLIDELMATFPGKRPATAQLILDRLEMVKNNRGGWIKPPRWLAAVILILIGTTGLWGVRVALATYYYNRGLENHLASQSDQAEADYKQALKYNPNSAKVYNALGFLCQNRQDWDCARTQYEKALTLQPNLAIAQFNLGTLCEDRQNWECARNAYQKASENGLPAADNNLARLYILEGQYETAIQLLSQSLKHANDNNKKYAILKNLGWALFGQKRYQQAGEKLQEAIRLDKHRASAYCLLAQVLEDQNQWKAALVEWQNCLRYASIFNLDEAIWIDMARARLNSAAEEK; this is translated from the coding sequence GTGAGCTACTGTATTAATCCCAAATGCATCTGCCGGCAAAATCCTGACAATCTGGCTCATTGCCAGAGCTGTGGCACCCCTTTGCTGATCAATAACCGATACCGCCTGATTAAACCTCTACGTGAATTAGACGAATTTTGCCCCACTGAAGTGTTTGAAGTTGAGGATGGGGGAAAATTAAAAGTCATGAAAGTGTTGAAACGCCCGAAGTGGAGCCAAATGTTTCAACGAGAAGCACGAGTTTTACAGCAGCTCAAGCATCCGGGAATTCCTCAAGTTGAGCTTGATGGATATTTTATTTTAAAAATAGCAGAAATTCCTAAAGAATTACACTGCGTAGTAATGGAAAAAATAGAAGGCCATAATTTAGAGCAGTGGGTTGAAAAATATGGCCGTATTTCTCAAAAAATAGCCCTAGATTGGCTCAAACAGCTAACCAAAATTCTCCAAATTATTCATGAAAAAGACTTATTTCACCGAGATTTAAAGCCATCGAATATTATGGTTCGCTGCCCATTAGCAAGTCTAGAAGGGGGAAGTGAACTGGTGTTAATTGACTTTGGTACTGTTAGAGAAGTCACCGGCACATATATGGCAAAAGTGGGAAGCCACCAACAAATCACCGGCATTGTTTCCCCCGGCTATACTCCACCTGAACAAGCAGGAGGCAAAGCCGTGCCGCAATCTGATTTTTTCGCCCTTGGACGCACTTTCGTTCATTTACTAACGGAAAAACACCCAGTAGAATTACCAGAAAATCCTGAAACCGGCGAATTGATTTGGCGAGATTGCGCCCCCCATATTTCATCCCATCTGGCCGACTTAATTGATGAGCTAATGGCCACGTTTCCCGGTAAACGTCCTGCCACTGCCCAGCTCATTTTAGATCGCTTAGAAATGGTGAAAAATAACCGGGGCGGATGGATTAAGCCTCCTCGGTGGCTAGCAGCAGTAATCTTAATATTAATTGGAACAACCGGCTTGTGGGGGGTGCGCGTCGCCCTAGCAACTTATTATTACAATCGCGGACTAGAAAATCACTTAGCAAGTCAATCAGATCAGGCGGAAGCCGATTACAAACAAGCATTAAAATATAATCCAAATTCTGCAAAAGTTTATAACGCCTTGGGATTTCTTTGCCAAAATCGGCAAGATTGGGACTGTGCCCGTACCCAATATGAAAAAGCCCTCACCCTACAACCAAATTTAGCAATCGCTCAGTTCAACCTAGGCACTCTTTGCGAAGACCGGCAAAATTGGGAATGCGCCCGAAATGCTTATCAAAAAGCTAGTGAAAATGGCTTGCCGGCTGCTGATAATAACTTGGCTCGCCTTTACATTCTAGAAGGCCAATATGAAACAGCCATTCAGTTACTTTCCCAAAGTCTCAAGCACGCCAACGATAATAATAAAAAATACGCTATCCTCAAAAACCTAGGCTGGGCACTATTTGGGCAAAAACGCTATCAACAAGCAGGAGAGAAATTACAAGAAGCGATTCGTCTGGACAAACACCGCGCCTCAGCTTACTGCTTGCTGGCACAAGTTCTGGAAGATCAGAATCAATGGAAAGCAGCACTGGTTGAATGGCAAAATTGTCTCAGATATGCTTCGATATTCAATCTAGATGAAGCAATCTGGATTGACATGGCACGCGCTCGCTTGAACTCCGCTGCAGAGGAAAAATGA
- a CDS encoding CHAT domain-containing protein — protein MGIKFDALIKRLFEFTLIVIITLFSVKLVNAKTIPNSPQIDTNPTLISQFGNFSDATGPSFIEGTSNSVNSQTEGVTRTNFEKGIQTAGSVDTALQLFEQSQAIEFAQYFRKEVVGKPPSVAEISQTLCNLSRITGNKSALIYLASLAEELRNLYILPNSDGAAGCDKVAQTDLQIEQVGQQVIPEANRNAIKETVTAWREEIGLPPIGSGNGSLDNAQKLYQWLVKPLENGLKANQIDTLVFTMDAGLRSIPIAALHDGTQFLIEKYNVALIPSFGLTDTRYVDVRNLPILAMGASEFEDASPLPAVPVELSTILRLPWQGVPFLNKEFTLENLKSVYRQQRFRMIHFATHGKFVQGNVSQSYIQFGDSKLRLDRLREVAEELNWAESPTVEMLVLSACETALGDEPELGFAGLAVQAGVKSALASLWRVDDRSTLALMSEFYLQLSKTPIKTEALRQAQLGMLRGKVRIEEGKLLLSEGNPILLPPKISEQGNLNFSHPHYWAGFTLIGNWN, from the coding sequence TTGGGAATTAAATTTGATGCGCTTATTAAACGCTTGTTTGAATTTACTTTAATTGTAATAATTACCTTATTCTCTGTTAAGTTAGTTAACGCAAAGACGATACCTAATAGCCCACAAATTGATACAAATCCCACCCTTATTAGCCAATTTGGTAACTTTTCCGACGCCACAGGGCCATCCTTTATAGAAGGAACTTCAAATTCTGTTAATTCTCAAACTGAAGGCGTAACAAGAACAAATTTTGAAAAGGGAATTCAAACAGCCGGTTCAGTTGATACAGCCCTTCAACTCTTTGAACAATCACAAGCTATTGAATTCGCCCAATACTTCAGGAAAGAAGTTGTGGGGAAACCGCCTTCCGTGGCTGAAATTAGCCAAACGTTATGCAATCTCTCCCGAATTACCGGAAACAAGTCGGCACTAATTTATCTAGCTTCCTTAGCAGAAGAATTGCGAAATTTATATATTTTACCAAATTCTGACGGTGCAGCCGGTTGCGACAAAGTTGCCCAAACAGACCTACAAATTGAGCAAGTCGGGCAACAAGTTATTCCTGAAGCGAATCGCAACGCAATTAAAGAAACTGTCACCGCTTGGCGAGAAGAAATTGGGCTTCCTCCTATTGGTTCTGGAAATGGCTCACTAGATAACGCTCAAAAACTCTATCAATGGCTGGTTAAACCTTTAGAAAACGGATTAAAAGCCAATCAAATAGATACTTTAGTTTTCACGATGGATGCGGGTTTGCGGTCAATTCCTATCGCGGCTTTACATGATGGAACGCAGTTTTTGATCGAAAAATATAATGTTGCCTTAATTCCAAGCTTTGGTTTGACAGATACCCGCTACGTTGACGTGAGAAACTTGCCAATTTTAGCAATGGGTGCGTCAGAATTTGAAGATGCCAGCCCATTACCGGCAGTGCCGGTGGAACTCTCTACGATTTTGAGACTTCCTTGGCAAGGGGTTCCTTTCCTCAACAAAGAGTTTACCTTAGAAAATCTAAAATCTGTTTACCGGCAGCAGCGATTTCGGATGATACACTTCGCAACTCACGGGAAATTTGTTCAAGGAAATGTGAGTCAATCTTACATTCAGTTTGGAGACTCAAAACTGCGTTTAGATCGATTGCGAGAAGTCGCAGAAGAATTGAATTGGGCAGAATCTCCAACCGTAGAAATGCTGGTTTTAAGTGCCTGCGAAACTGCTTTGGGAGATGAACCAGAATTAGGGTTTGCCGGTTTAGCCGTTCAAGCCGGCGTTAAATCTGCCTTAGCAAGCCTTTGGCGTGTTGATGACAGAAGCACATTAGCACTCATGAGTGAATTTTATTTACAATTAAGTAAAACACCGATTAAAACAGAAGCCCTCAGGCAAGCTCAACTCGGAATGCTGCGAGGAAAAGTCCGAATTGAAGAAGGAAAATTGTTGCTTTCAGAAGGCAATCCAATTCTCCTACCCCCCAAAATTTCCGAACAAGGTAATCTAAACTTTTCCCACCCACACTACTGGGCCGGCTTCACATTAATCGGAAACTGGAATTAA